The Solanum lycopersicum chromosome 2, SLM_r2.1 DNA window ATAAGTATATTAAGGACaactaagaataaaataaatatataggtACAATAACAACGCGAATGGTACATTTTGAGCTATTTTGGTAACAacataaattattcattttccATTAATCAAATGCACTTTTGACCCTTTACTGATAAAAATAAACCGCTATTAATATTTGACCAAAAGCAAAAacctttctttatatttttagtcAAAAGTCACTAAAGTTATATTATGAACCTTAGACAAAACTTTTCTAtcaattatacatattttattttctgttaACTAAACTAAACATCTtagaaattgtataaaattggAACTTAACTGCAACATATAGTTGTGTAGTAGTGCAGTAACCATGTGCACAGTGCACAATCCAGAACAACTTGAGCTggacattaattttttaaaaaatttgttttattataGGAGGTTGACGATCGAATCTTTACTCAAATAACCAATCAACCGATCTACCAAGATCCTCGACGAGcaattcattattttcaaacttcTTTATCTGAAGTTCCTCGATTTTCAGGGTTTGAATCTGATGCGTACGTTAAACTACGCCATCACACCCCAACTACCCCACATGTTTGATCTCAATTCCCCTTTTTACCTTTGTGTATTGTTGACTTCATTGATTGATTCCTAGCTTCATCTCTAGTAACAATATTCAACTATTTGGCTATTGTGACAAGAATTAAGAGTGCATTGATCAAGATCATACATTAATTTGAACCAAGATGTTACCTATCACAATTGAGTTGTTATCAAAATCAATGGTGATCTTCGACGAAGATGAACAATTGCTGATGGAGAATATTCTTGGTGGAACAGATCAACTAGGCGTTATCGCGATTGTTGGCATGCCAGGGCATGGTAAGACAACTCTTGCCAAAAAGTTATATCGCCACGAAAACATAGTCAATCGATTTGATGTTCGTTCATGGTGTACTTGTGTCTCTAAAGTATATgacaagagaaaaatattgCTTGAACTATTAGGCTATGAGTATGAACACCGCGTTCAAGTTGAGAAGAGTGTGGATGAATTAATCCAACAAGTACGAATGTGTTACGAGAAAAGGAGATATTTCATAGTTATAGATGATGTATGGAGCACTGTTGTGTATGATGAGTTAGTTAGTTTGTTCCCAAATAACAACAGCAGGAGTAGAATTGTCATAACTACCAGGCTTGATGAACTGGTTGATTCATCTGTAAATTACTCGTTTTGCTATACTCATCGTCTTTCATTTATCGCGGAAGAGAAAAGTTGGTTGCTACTAAGGAACATAGTTTTTAAGCAAGAAAATAACTGTTGTTTTCGAGAATTTGAGGAGATAGGGAAGCAAATAGCGAAAAGTTGTGCAGGGCTACCTCTAGCAGTTGTATTAATAGGGGGTCTTCTTGCAAGATTGGATAAGAAAAAAGGCATTTGGACTAAAGTGGCTCAATGGTTAAGTGCAAGTGCAAAAGTTGCTGGTGAGGCAGAGTGGTACATGGACATAATAGAGTTGAGTTACAAGCATTTGCCAAGTTATTTGAAGCCGTGTTTTCGTTACTTTGGTATGTTTCTTGAGGATGAGGAAGTTTCAGTTAACAAGTTGATGAGAATGTGGGCTGCAGAAGGTTTTGTACAGAGTGATGAGGTGAGGAGTGCAGAGATTGTCGCGAAGGACTATTTGATTGATCTAATTACAAGCAATCTTGTCTTGGTTGCGGAGAGATTTCCACTTGGTGATATCAAATCAGTTTGTCTTCATGATTTGGTGCAAGATTTTTGCTTGAAGAAAGCTAAAGAAGAGAACTTTTTGCTGAAAGTTGATAGGTATAAGAAGTGTTCTTTCATTTATTCGTCGTTGTAGAACTTTTGTAATGCTCAAATTTTGTGAGGAATTGTGACGCAGTTCCATCACAAATagtgttttttttcttgtagtgatatgtatatattatgtctaGTATCTCACTGTTATTCGTTTTCTTTCAGATCTCATGCTTTGGATCCTGCTACTTCTAATTCAGCTAGTGATGTACAACGGTTCCTGGTTTGCTCGAAAATGCAGCACTTCATCAAGTGGCTGCATCCGACCCAACGTGTCCATACTTTGAGGTTACATGCCCACAACATTAATGAATTTTACAATATAACTGACGGTGAAACGAACAAATTCATCCTACCAAGTGGAGTATTCAGTTCAGACTTGTTCAAATTATCACTTACAGTACTGGACTTAAGGAACATTATGATCGATGCTTCAGCTCTGGAGGACATAACATCCTTGATTCACTTGAGGTACCTGTCAATTTTCGGTAATTTTAGTGAAATTCCACGGGCCATATCGAACCTTACAAATCTGGAAACGTTTGTTGCAAGACCAAAAAGTGGTACCTTAACTCTTCCAAGGTCTATCTGGAACATGATAAACTTA harbors:
- the LOC101262178 gene encoding putative late blight resistance protein homolog R1C-3 encodes the protein MLPITIELLSKSMVIFDEDEQLLMENILGGTDQLGVIAIVGMPGHGKTTLAKKLYRHENIVNRFDVRSWCTCVSKVYDKRKILLELLGYEYEHRVQVEKSVDELIQQVRMCYEKRRYFIVIDDVWSTVVYDELVSLFPNNNSRSRIVITTRLDELVDSSVNYSFCYTHRLSFIAEEKSWLLLRNIVFKQENNCCFREFEEIGKQIAKSCAGLPLAVVLIGGLLARLDKKKGIWTKVAQWLSASAKVAGEAEWYMDIIELSYKHLPSYLKPCFRYFGMFLEDEEVSVNKLMRMWAAEGFVQSDEVRSAEIVAKDYLIDLITSNLVLVAERFPLGDIKSVCLHDLVQDFCLKKAKEENFLLKVDRSHALDPATSNSASDVQRFLVCSKMQHFIKWLHPTQRVHTLRLHAHNINEFYNITDGETNKFILPSGVFSSDLFKLSLTVLDLRNIMIDASALEDITSLIHLRYLSIFGNFSEIPRAISNLTNLETFVARPKSGTLTLPRSIWNMINLKHVYITEAMIHFNSTVEAGKEGVFELEKLESFSKVVIVNGDDICEMCSKAPNLVQLELIVEQWDNLFSSLNCLIYLETLSIYHRGDFPMSGINMMFPQCLKELTLSSCGFSWDEISTIATLHNLEVLNILLSAFTGKKWTVGVGGFLNLRLLKLEHSSIKHWNMFVDSFPCLEQLVLRWCGKLEEIPASFGSMPSLQKIEARACCPSARKSAVKIRNMQRDDMKNLDFKVIMYLD